In Candidatus Margulisiibacteriota bacterium, the sequence GTCGATGATCTCGCCGTCGCCGGGGATCGTCTCGCCGGCCGAGACCAAAATGATATCACCCTTGTGCAGTTTGTTGGCTGGGACCTGGGTGATCTTCTCGCCGGTGACCAGGTTGGCCATGGTTTCAGTTTTCATTTTGCGGAGGGTGTCGGCCTGGGCCTTGCCGCGGCCTTCAGCCATTGCTTCGGCAAAGTTGGCGAAGAGGACGGTGAACCAGAGCCAGGCGGAGATCCCGCCTAAAAAACCGGCGGTGGGGTTTCCGCGATATAAGGCCAGGACAAAGTAAAAGGAGGAAATGAAACTGCCGATCTCGGTCACGAACATGACCGGGTTGTGGACCATATTGGACGGATTTAGTTTGAGGAAAGAATCGAGCGTTGCCCGTCTGATGATCGGACCCATTGAAAGTTTTTTATGTTTATTTTCCATATATTTAGAAGAGCTTGCCGGCCCGCATTAAAAAGTGTTCAACGATCGGGCCCAGGACATAGGCCGGGAAAAAAGTCAGGGCGCCGACGATCAAAATGACTCCGATGAGCAGGGCGATAAAGAGCAGGCCGGTGGTCGGGAAGGTGCCGCTCGATTCCGGGACCAGGTTCTTGCCGGCCATCGAACCGGCGATCGCCATTATTGGGATGATAAAAAAGAACCGGCCGAGCAGCATCGCCAGGCCGAGGATAACATTATAGAAAGGAGCGTTGACCGCCAGACCGGCAAAGGCACTGCCATTATTTCCAGAGGCGGAGGTTGCGGCATAAAGCATTTCGGAGAGGCCATGGGGGCCGAGATTGGCCCGTCCGGCCAAGCCTTGCGGGGTGACGCAGAAGAGGGCGGAAAAAAGGAGAATGCTGGCGGCGACGATCAAGATCGCCAGCATTGCCATTTTCATCTCTTTCGGTTCAATTTTTTTGCCAAGATATTCCGGGGTCCGTCCGACCATCAAACCGGCGATAAAAACCGTTAAGATCGCGAAGACGATGATCCCGAGCATGCCCGCTCCCACGCCGCCAAAAATGAGCTCCCCCAGCGCGATATTCAGCATGGCGATCCCGCCGGCCAAAGGGGTTAAACTGTCGTGCAGGCAATTGATCGCGCCGCAGGAAGCGTCGGTGGTGATCGCCGCGAAGAGGACGGAATTCAGGATGCCGAAACGGACCTCTTTCCCTTCCATATTACCGCCCGGCTGAAACTGGCTGGCGGTCTGGTCGACACCGAGTCGGGTGAGGATCGGGTTTGCTTGTTCGCTCCAATACATGATCGCGAAACCGGTTAGAAATAAAAAGAGCATCGCGGAAAAAAGGGCCCAACCCTGTTTTTGGTTCTTGGCAAACCGTCCAAAGGTGTAG encodes:
- the kdpA gene encoding potassium-transporting ATPase subunit KdpA; translation: MELLQVVVYVAVLLLLTKPLGLYMSHVFNGERTWLSPILAPLERFIYNFCGIEPNSEMRWTTYTTTMLLLNIFGALLLYGILRLQQFLPLNPQHFAGLSPDLAFNTAVSFVTNTNWQAYGGESTLSYFSQTAGLVWQQFLSAATGLALAIALIRGLTRRSAKTIGNFWVDLVRSFLYVLLPLSIMMSLVLVSQGVIQNFNPYATATTVEGAKQTIAQGPVASMLAIKMVGTNGGGFFNANSSHPYENPTPLSNFLQMLAIFLIPASLTYTFGRFAKNQKQGWALFSAMLFLFLTGFAIMYWSEQANPILTRLGVDQTASQFQPGGNMEGKEVRFGILNSVLFAAITTDASCGAINCLHDSLTPLAGGIAMLNIALGELIFGGVGAGMLGIIVFAILTVFIAGLMVGRTPEYLGKKIEPKEMKMAMLAILIVAASILLFSALFCVTPQGLAGRANLGPHGLSEMLYAATSASGNNGSAFAGLAVNAPFYNVILGLAMLLGRFFFIIPIMAIAGSMAGKNLVPESSGTFPTTGLLFIALLIGVILIVGALTFFPAYVLGPIVEHFLMRAGKLF